One Psychrobacillus glaciei genomic region harbors:
- the plsX gene encoding phosphate acyltransferase PlsX: MKISIDAMGGDNAPHEIVKGVYKALEAFQDLHIQLYGDEEKLSTLVTAHNRLQVIHTDEVIEGTDEPVRAVRKKKNSSMVKMAEAVKNGKVDACVSAGNTGALMAAGLFVVGRIDQVDRPALAPTLPTLDGKGFVMLDLGANSDAKPEHLAQFAVMGSVYAEKVRGITNPRVGLLNIGTEDKKGNELTKEAFILLKDMPINFVGNVESRDLLTGVADVVVTDGFTGNMVLKSIEGTASGIFTLLKEAFNTSMKTKISALLVKDELRGLKTKLDYSEYGGAGLFGLKAPVIKAHGSSNANAIFHAIRQARTMVEYDVCGIIQSTLRKELSND, from the coding sequence CTACATATTCAATTATATGGAGATGAAGAAAAATTATCTACACTAGTAACTGCACATAATCGATTACAAGTGATACATACAGACGAAGTTATTGAAGGAACTGATGAACCAGTACGTGCCGTCCGGAAAAAGAAAAACTCTTCCATGGTCAAAATGGCGGAAGCTGTGAAAAATGGAAAAGTGGATGCATGTGTTTCTGCTGGAAATACGGGTGCTTTAATGGCGGCGGGTTTATTTGTAGTTGGACGCATTGACCAGGTAGACCGACCTGCGCTGGCACCAACTTTACCTACGCTTGATGGGAAAGGTTTTGTCATGTTGGATTTAGGGGCAAATTCGGATGCAAAACCAGAACACTTAGCACAATTTGCTGTTATGGGTAGCGTCTATGCTGAAAAAGTTCGAGGCATTACAAACCCACGAGTTGGATTATTGAATATCGGTACCGAAGATAAAAAAGGAAATGAACTTACAAAAGAAGCGTTTATTCTTTTAAAAGATATGCCTATTAATTTCGTTGGAAATGTGGAATCTCGAGATTTATTGACAGGTGTGGCCGATGTTGTCGTGACGGATGGATTTACAGGCAATATGGTATTGAAATCGATTGAAGGTACTGCTTCGGGCATATTCACGTTGTTAAAAGAGGCTTTCAATACTTCTATGAAAACTAAAATTTCCGCGCTTTTAGTAAAAGACGAGCTTCGAGGATTAAAAACTAAATTAGACTACTCAGAATACGGAGGAGCAGGATTATTTGGTCTAAAAGCTCCTGTTATTAAAGCGCATGGTTCTTCCAATGCGAATGCTATTTTTCACGCTATTCGACAAGCTCGAACAATGGTAGAATATGATGTTTGTGGAATTATTCAAAGTACGTTAAGAAAGGAATTATCAAATGACTAA
- the fabD gene encoding ACP S-malonyltransferase yields MTKIAFIFPGQGSQSVGMGQQLIGNDQESKKYYEKADEVLGFSLSNIMLEGPAEELTKTYHAQPALLTTSTMIAKKLLDAGISPEYTAGHSLGEYSALVASNVLSFEDAVLLVHQRGLYMNEAVPAGEGAMAAILGLDKDTLVEVTKEVSEGGETVQVANLNCPGQIVISGTAVGVELASAKAKEAGAKRAIPLVVSGPFHSELMRPAAHKLNTAISAITLQDAKTPVISNVTALPVTEASNIQNLLVEQLYSPVRWEESVQKMIELGVTTFIECGPGKVLSGLVKKIDRSVTTYCVFDEESLQQVMTELGDVKHG; encoded by the coding sequence ATGACTAAAATTGCATTTATTTTCCCAGGACAAGGCTCACAATCTGTTGGTATGGGACAACAATTAATCGGAAATGACCAGGAAAGCAAAAAATACTACGAAAAAGCAGACGAAGTATTAGGATTTTCTCTTTCAAATATAATGCTAGAAGGACCTGCAGAGGAACTAACGAAAACATATCACGCACAACCAGCATTACTTACAACAAGTACAATGATTGCCAAAAAACTGTTGGATGCGGGTATTTCACCTGAATATACTGCTGGTCATAGCTTAGGAGAATATTCGGCACTTGTTGCATCAAATGTTTTAAGTTTTGAAGATGCCGTTTTATTAGTTCATCAAAGAGGTTTATATATGAATGAAGCAGTTCCTGCAGGTGAAGGGGCAATGGCTGCGATTTTAGGTTTAGATAAGGACACTTTAGTTGAGGTGACGAAGGAAGTTTCTGAAGGTGGAGAAACTGTGCAAGTAGCCAATTTGAATTGTCCAGGTCAAATTGTTATTTCAGGAACAGCTGTCGGAGTGGAATTAGCATCTGCTAAAGCAAAAGAAGCAGGAGCGAAAAGAGCAATACCATTAGTAGTGAGTGGGCCATTCCATTCCGAATTAATGCGACCTGCTGCACATAAATTAAATACTGCTATTTCAGCTATTACATTACAAGATGCGAAAACACCTGTCATTTCAAATGTAACGGCCCTTCCTGTAACAGAAGCTTCAAATATACAGAACTTATTAGTAGAACAGCTTTATTCACCAGTTCGCTGGGAAGAATCCGTACAGAAGATGATTGAATTAGGAGTAACTACGTTTATCGAATGTGGTCCCGGCAAAGTCCTTAGTGGATTAGTAAAAAAAATCGATCGTTCTGTTACTACTTATTGTGTGTTTGATGAGGAATCGCTGCAACAAGTAATGACTGAATTAGGAGATGTTAAGCATGGGTAA
- the fabG gene encoding 3-oxoacyl-[acyl-carrier-protein] reductase, whose protein sequence is MGKLDGKSAIVTGASRGIGKDIALYLAKEGAKVAVNYSGSKEKAEAVVEEIKSLGGEAFAVQANVDHAEDVQKLISETMENFGAIDILVNNAGITRDNLLMRMKEQEWDDVLNTNLKGVFLCTKAVTRQMMKQRHGRIINITSIVGVSGNPGQANYVAAKAGVIGLTKSTALELASRNITVNSVAPGFITTDMTDALSEEVKTQMLNQIPLAKFGNPEDIAKAVAFLASDDANYITGQTLHVNGGMYM, encoded by the coding sequence ATGGGTAAATTAGACGGTAAATCAGCAATCGTAACAGGCGCTTCTCGTGGAATAGGGAAAGATATTGCACTTTATTTGGCTAAAGAAGGCGCGAAAGTCGCGGTGAACTATAGTGGGAGTAAAGAAAAAGCGGAAGCTGTCGTTGAGGAAATTAAATCTCTTGGTGGAGAAGCATTCGCAGTTCAAGCGAACGTGGATCATGCGGAAGACGTGCAAAAACTTATAAGTGAAACGATGGAAAACTTTGGCGCTATTGATATTCTTGTAAATAACGCAGGGATTACAAGGGATAATCTTCTTATGCGCATGAAAGAACAAGAGTGGGACGACGTGCTTAATACAAACCTTAAAGGTGTGTTCCTTTGTACAAAAGCTGTTACTCGTCAGATGATGAAGCAGCGTCATGGTCGTATTATTAATATCACTTCAATCGTTGGTGTTTCAGGTAATCCGGGACAAGCAAACTATGTAGCAGCAAAAGCTGGAGTAATTGGTTTAACCAAGTCGACTGCACTAGAGTTAGCGAGTCGTAATATTACGGTCAATTCTGTTGCACCGGGTTTTATAACAACAGATATGACAGATGCACTTTCGGAAGAAGTGAAAACACAGATGTTAAATCAGATTCCTCTTGCCAAGTTTGGGAATCCAGAGGATATTGCAAAAGCTGTAGCATTTTTAGCTTCAGATGATGCGAACTATATTACGGGTCAAACATTGCATGTAAATGGCGGCATGTATATGTAA
- the acpP gene encoding acyl carrier protein, giving the protein MSTVLERVKKVVVDRLGVDESEVKLEASFRDDLGADSLDVVELVMELEDEFDMEISDEDAENISTVGSAVSYIESKQG; this is encoded by the coding sequence GTGTCAACAGTTTTAGAACGCGTAAAAAAAGTAGTGGTAGATCGTCTAGGTGTCGATGAAAGCGAAGTAAAATTAGAAGCGTCTTTCCGTGATGATTTAGGTGCTGACTCTCTTGATGTAGTAGAATTAGTAATGGAACTTGAAGATGAGTTCGATATGGAAATTTCAGATGAAGATGCTGAAAACATTTCAACTGTAGGTAGTGCAGTTAGCTATATTGAAAGCAAACAAGGCTAA
- the rnc gene encoding ribonuclease III, producing the protein MKVNRKNIHSKKTVFPESVKEQFVQFQQHFEVQFDNPTLLYQAFTHSSYVNEHRRKFFTDNERLEFLGDAVLELSVSQYLFQQYTGMSEGELTKLRAAIVCEPSLVIFANELNFGKYVLLGKGEELTGGRERPALLADVFEAFIGALYLDQGLETVVVFLNKIVFPKIELGAFSHVMDYKSQLQEVIQQQNNGMISYEIVEEKGPAHNRTFVSRVMLNTRELGIGKGRSKKEAEQQAARLAILALKDHEREE; encoded by the coding sequence ATGAAAGTTAATCGTAAAAATATTCATTCGAAAAAAACAGTTTTCCCTGAAAGCGTAAAAGAACAATTTGTACAATTTCAACAACATTTTGAAGTTCAATTTGATAACCCAACATTATTGTATCAAGCCTTTACCCATTCATCTTATGTGAATGAGCATCGACGGAAGTTTTTTACCGATAATGAACGGCTGGAATTCCTAGGTGACGCCGTTTTAGAATTGTCTGTTTCTCAATATTTATTTCAACAATACACAGGGATGAGCGAAGGGGAGCTTACTAAACTCCGGGCGGCGATTGTTTGTGAGCCATCACTTGTGATATTTGCCAACGAACTAAACTTTGGAAAATATGTATTGCTTGGAAAAGGAGAAGAATTGACAGGTGGACGTGAACGACCAGCTTTACTAGCGGACGTATTTGAAGCATTTATCGGTGCATTATACTTAGATCAGGGATTAGAAACAGTCGTTGTATTTTTAAATAAGATTGTATTCCCTAAAATCGAACTCGGTGCTTTTTCGCATGTGATGGATTATAAAAGTCAACTACAAGAAGTTATTCAGCAACAAAATAATGGCATGATAAGCTATGAAATTGTCGAGGAAAAAGGGCCAGCGCATAACCGTACCTTTGTTTCTCGCGTTATGTTAAACACAAGAGAGCTTGGAATTGGTAAAGGGCGATCGAAAAAAGAAGCAGAACAACAAGCAGCAAGACTTGCGATTCTTGCATTAAAGGATCATGAACGGGAGGAATAA